The nucleotide window CCACGCGCGGCAAATACGCCAGCCATCACCTCGGCGAGGTCGGCGAACGCGCAGCCGATCAATCCGGCCCGGGGACGCGCCGGATTCGTCAGCGGCCCAAGAAGATTGAACACCGTCGGCACGCCGATCTCGCGACGCGCCACGGATGCGTTGCGGTACGAGGGATGAAACTGCGGCGCGAAGCAAAACCCGATTCCGACTTCGGTCAGGCTGCGCGCCACCTGGTCGGGCCCCAAGTCGATGCACACACCGAGCGCCTCCAAGGTGTCGGCCCCCCCGGACAACGAAGACGCCGCCCGGTTGCCATGCTTGGCCACCGGCACGCCCGCCGCGGCCACCACGATGGCGGCCATGGTGGACAAGTTGACCGTATTGACCCCATCGCCGCCCGTGCCGACGATGTCGACGGTATCGACGGTATCCCTGCGAATGACATCGGCAGGCATCGGGAGGGCGTGGCCGAGCATCACGTCGGCCAAGGCGCCGACTTCGTCGGCGGTCGGAACTTTCATCTTCAGCGCCACCGCAAAAGCAGCAATCTGGGCCGGTGACGCATCGCCAGCCATGATCTGCTCCATGGCCCAGGCCGCTTGACCGGCAAGCAGGTGCTTGCCCTCGATCAACCTACCCAGGACCTGCGGCCAGGTAGTCAGCGCAGCCGATGTCGCCCCAGCAGAACCTGCAGGAGGTGAAGCCGCACACGACATAGCCACGCGCAGATGGTCCCACGCCGACCGACCACCCTCCAACGGCCGCCTATGGGCCGGCCACCACGTCGCCCAGGGCGGCCGACGAGCCCAGCACCGCGACACATGGAACCGAATCACTCAAATTTCCGACCCGGGTAGAGTTCGACAACTACAAAGCGTCATACTTGCGGATGTGACGAGTGCTGTAGGGACCTCGGGTACTGCCATAACGTCGCGAGTACATTCGCTGAACCGGCCCAACATGGTCAGTGTGGGCACCATAGTTTGGCTCTCCAGCGAACTCATGTTCTTTGCTGGATTGTTCGCGATGTACTTCACGGCTCGCTCTCAGTCCGGCGGCAAGTGGCCGCCGCCGCCGACCGAGCTCAATCTCTATCAGGCGGTGCCGGTGACGCTGGTGTTGATCGCGTCGTCGTTCACCTGCCAGATGGGTGTCTTCGCGGCCGAGCGCGGCGACGTATTCGGGCTGCGCCGCTGGTATGTGATCACCTTCCTGATGGGACTGTTCTTTGTCCTCGGCCAGGGCTACGAGTACTACCACCTGACGACGCACGGAACCACGATCCCCGGCAGCGCCTACGGCAGCGTGTTCTATCTGGCCACCGGCTTCCACGGGCTGCATGTCACCGGCGGTTTGATCGCCTTCATCTTCCTACTGGTGCGCACCGGGATGAGTAAGTTCACACCGGCACAGGCAACCGCCAGCATCGTCGTCTCCTATTACTGGCATTTCGTCGACATCGTGTGGATCGCGCTGTTCACCGTGATCTATTTCATCCGATGAGCCGGCGGCTCCCGAACAGCCCCCAACAGGAACGAACAGGAGTGCTCAGTTGAAGAAACTGGGGTTCACCCGATCCGGTGCTACCAAGCCGATTGGCCGGCTCGGCGGGCCACTGCGTGCCTCGCGTAGGCGCCCGGCCGAGCAGCAGCGAGCCGTTCGAACGCGACGCCGATTGCACCGCCGGTTGTCGGGTGGACTGCTGCTGCTGATTGCGCTGACCATCGCCGGCGGGCTGGCCGCGGTGCTGACCCCCACACCGCAGGTGGCGGTCGCCGACGAATCGTCCTCGGCCCTGCTGCGAACGGGCAAGCAACTCTTCGACACGTCGTGCGTCTCTTGCCACGGCGCCAACCTGCAGGGTGTGGCCGACCATGGGCCAAGCCTGATCGGCGTCGGCGAGGCGGCCGTCTACTTCCAGGTGTCGACCGGGCGGATGCCAGCCGTGCGTGGTGAGGCTCAGGCTCAGCGCAAAGACCCGATCTTCGACGAGGCACAAACCGATGCCCTCGGCGCTTATGTGCAGGCAAACGGCGGCGGCCCCACCGTGGTGCGCAACCCCGACGGCAGCATCGCCATGCAATCACTGCGCGGAAGCGACCTGGGCCGCGGCGGCGATCTGTTCCGGCTGAACTGCACGTCCTGCCATAACTTCACCGGAAAGGGCGGTGCGCTGTCATCGGGCAAGTTCGCCCCCGACCTGGGCCCCGCCAATGAGCAACAAATCCTCACCGCGATGCTGACCGGTCCGCAGAACATGCCCAAGTTCGCCGACCGCCAGCTGTCGTTCGACGCGAAAAAGGACATCATCGCCTACGTCAGGGCCGTCGCCGAGGAGCGGCAGCCCGGTGGTTACGGACTTGGCGGATTCGGACCCGCACCCGAGGGCATGGCGATCTGGATCATCGGCATGGTCGCCGCTATCGGACTGGCACTGTGGATTGGGGCGCGATCATGAGCGACGGCTCGAACGATACCGGCGTTTCGCGCGAGCCCGACGAGGCCGCGCTGGCCGAGATGTCGCAGCAGGAACTACTGGAGTTGGGCGGCAAGCTCGACGGGGTCAACATCGCCTATAAAGAGCCCCGCTGGCCGGTCGAGGGCACCAAGGCCGAGAAGCGGGCCGAGCGGGGAGTGGCGCTTTGGCTTTTGCTGGGCGGCGTATTTGGGCTCGCGCTGCTGCTGGTCTTCCTGTTTTGGCCATGGGAGTACAGGCCCCGCGGGGACGCGGGGAACTTGATGTACTCGCTGGCTACCCCGTTGTACGGGCTGACCTTCGGAATGTCCGTCCTAGCCATTGCCGTGGGTGCGGTGCTGTTCCAAAAACGCTTTATCCCAGAAGAGATTACGATTCAGGACCGGCACGACGGAGCCTCCCGCGAAGTCGACCGCAAGACGGTGGTGGCCAACCTGGCAGACGCCTTCGAGAGCTCGACGATCCGACGTCGCAAGCTCGTGGGGCTGTCCCTGGGTGTGGGTATGGGCGCCTTCGGACTCGGTACCTTGGTCGCGTTTGCTGGCGGTCTCATCAAGAATCCGTGGAAACCGGTCGTCCCGACCGCCGAGGGCAAGAAGGCCGTGTTGTGGACGTCGGGGTGGACCCCGCGGTACAAGGGCGAAACAATCTATCTGGCCCGGGCCACCGGACTTGGCGACGGACCGCCGTTCACCAAGATGCGCCCCGAGGACCTCGATGCCGGCGGCATGGAGACGGTGTTTCCCTGGCGGGTATCCGACGGCGACGGCACCACCGTGGAATCACATGAAAAGCTGCAGCAGATCGCGCTGGGCGTCCGCAACCCGGTAATGCTGATCCGGATCAAACCCAGCGACATGCACCGTGTAGTCAAGCGGCAGAACCAGGAGAGCTTCAACTTCGGCGAGCTTTTCGCCTTCACGAAGGTCTGCTCGCACCTGGGCTGCCCGTCTTCGTTGTATGAGCAGCAGTCCTACCGAATCTTGTGCCCGTGTCATCAGTCCCAGTTCGACGCGCTGCATTTCGCCAAGCCGATATTCGGTCCGGCGGCGCGCGCACTGGCGCAGCTGCCCATCACAATCGACACCGAGGGGTATCTGGTCGCCAACGGCGACTTCATCGAGCCCGTCGGACCGGCATTCTGGGAGCGCACAACAACATGAGTCCAAAACTCAGCCCGCCAAAGATCGGTGATGTTCTGGCCCGCCAGGCCGAGGACGTCGATACGCGCTATCACCCCGCGGCCGCGCTGCGCAGACAGTTCAACAAGGTCTTCCCGACCCACTGGTCCTTCTTGCTCGGCGAGATCGCGCTGTACAGCTTCATCGTGCTGCTGATCACCGGCGTATATCTCACGCTGTTCTTCGATCCCTCCATGACCGACGTCACCTACAACGGCGTCTACCAGCCGCTGCGAGGGGTGGAAATGTCGAAGGCCTACGCGTCGGCGCTCGACATTTCCTTCGAGGTGCGTGGCGGCCTGTTCGTCCGCCAGGTGCATCACTGGGCGGCACTGATGTTCGCCGCCGCGATCATGGTTCACCTGGCACGCATCTTCTTCACCGGCGCGTTCCGCCGGCCCCGAGAGGCCAACTGGGTGATCGGTTCGCTGCTGTTGATCTTGGCCATGTTCGAGGGATATTTCGGATACTCGCTGCCCGATGACCTGCTGTCGGGCATCGGGCTGCGGGCGGCCCTTTCCTCAATCACGCTGGGCATGCCGATCATCGGCACCTGGCTGCACTGGGCGCTATTCGGAGGCGACTTCCCCTGCGGCGGCGTGGGCGACAACTGTACGGCGGCGGGCTACATCATCCCCCGGATGTACTCGCTGCATATCCTGCTGCTGCCTGGGATCATCCTGGCCCTAATCGGGATGCACCTGGCCCTGGTGTGGTTCCAGAAGCACACCCAGTTCCCCGGCCCGGGCCGCACCGAGCACAACGTCGTCGGCGTGCGCGTCATGCCTGTGTTCGCGGTGAAGTCCGGCGCGTTTTTCGCCGCCATCACCGGCGTGTTGGGCCTGATGGGCGGCCTGCTGCAGATCAACCCGATCTGGAACCTAGGTCCCTACAAGCCATCCCACGTTTCGGCGGGCTCCCAGCCGGACTTCTACATGATGTGGACCGAAGGCCTGGCTCGAATCTGGCCGCCGTGGGAGTTCTACTTCTGGCATCACACTGTCCCGGCGGCGGTGTGGGTGGCACTGATTATGGGCCTCATCTTTATCCTGCTGATCGTCTACCCGTTCATGGAGAAGCGGTTCACCGGCGACTACGCCCACCACAATCTGCTGCAACGGCCGCGAGACGCTCCGGTGCGGACCGCGGTGGGCGCAATGGCGATCTCCTTCTACATGTTGCTCACACTCGCAGCGATGAACGACATCATCGCGCTGAAGTTCCACATCTCGTTGAACGCCACGACGTGGATCGGCCGTATCGGCATGGTGGTTCTTCCGCCGGTTGTGTACTTCATCAGCTACCGGTGGTCCATCGGATTGCAGCGCAGCGACCGGGCGGTGCTTGAGCACGGTATCGAGACGGGCATTATCAAGCGACTGCCGCACGGGGCCTACATCGAGTTGCACCAGCCACTCGGCCCGGTCGACGACCATGGTCACCCGCTGCCGCTGGAATACCAGGGCTCTGCGCTGCCCAAACGCATGAACAAGTTGGGCTCGGCGGGATCCCCCGGCACCGGGAGCTTTTTGTTCGCCGATCCGGCGTCCGAGGACGCGGCACTGCGCGAGGCGGGTCATACCGCCGAACAACGCGCCCTTACCGCGTTGCGCGAATACCAGGAAAACGTCGTCGGCACACCCGACGACGGGCACGCCGAGCACTAAGCGACTGCCAGACCGATCGCTTAGCGGGTCACCCCTGCGGGGCCCGCTGAGCGATCGGCGGCTCTTCAGCTCTGACTTGCGCGGACATCGGGCTCGCCCAGCCACTTGCGGGCTGGGCGAGCGATCTTCCAGATCGCAAAGATCCCGCGCTAGCAAATCAAGAAACCGCTGGCCCGCGGCGTCGGCACCGCCCGGACAACGCCGACGGCCCTCGACACGGCCGACCCTCGGGCGCTACCCCCGGGGCTATGGTGTGGCAACCACCCGGCGCAGCTGCCGAACAGAAAACCACTCGATCGCCGGCATTCCCGCGGTAATGACCCCGCCAAATGCGTAGCTGACCCACGACGCGCCGTCGTGACCAACCGCCATGAGATAGGTGGCTACCGCGGCCGCAATCAGCGCCGTGCCCATCGCGCCGGTGAGCGCCACGGCCCCACGCAGCCAGATCCGATCCACCGCCTCACCGGACCACTCGGTGGTCGCATTGGCGGCCTTGACTCCATCCCGACGGGCCGCCGCACCGGCCAGGCCGCGGGTCGCGGAGTTACCCAATCTAACCTGCTGCCTGCTCCCGCGCGACTGCACCGCCCTGGAGGACGATTCGGTATCGACCAGGTGGCGAGCCCGCAACAGCATGGGGATCGCTCCGGCAATGATCAGTGCGGAGACGATGATGACCGCATACAACACCCAGGTGGTGTGCGAATCACTCGACATCTTGTGGAATCCCCGGCCCAGGTCGGCCAGGGCAACCACCGCTGCCACGCTTACGCCCACCAGCACCAGCCAGACCGCGGCACACGCACCGATGAGAATCCGGTCGATTACTTCCGGAGCGACGACTGCGTCCGGTCCACGCCGGTACGCGGAGTATCGGCCGAGCATCAGCAGCTCGTCTGCGGTGCGTCATTGCTGTTCGATGACAGCACCGTTCCATCGCTGGTCGTAATCGAGCAGTTGAGTCTGCTGACCCGGAACAGGCTGGACGCCTCCACCGAGCCCACATCGGATTGGGAGATCGGTGTGACGGTCATCGACCACGGGATGTACACGTTGTGCTGCGTCCGCCGTCGACCTGAGGCATCGACGTAGGTCACCGAGATGATGTCGCCCGGCGCCTTGGTGCCGGTTACCGAATAGGTGACTTGCCGAGGACCGGCCAACGTGGTGGTTGTGGTGGGCGGCGGCACCGCAGCCGGCGGGGTTGCACTGGTGCTTACCGGGGGCGGTGGCGCGGTGGTTTCCGGCGGCGGCGGCGGAGGCGGGGGTGTCACCGTCACTGTTTGCGTCTCCGTCGCTGTCGGGATCTCGGAAGTGGGTGGTGGCGGAGGAGGAGGCGGCGGCGGTTTGGTCGTCGTAATTTCGTCCTGCACCGGTGGAGCCGACGACGTGGTTCCGGGGTTCGCGAGGCTCTTTGGGTCGGTACGTGTGACCAGCAGTGACACCGAGGTCACCAATGCGACCGCGGCCAGGATGGCCGCGATCCCGACCACCCACGGCCAGCGCGGAGCGCTTTGTTCCTCATCGAGATCGGAGGAGTCGTCGTAGCCGTCATAGTCGTAAAGGCTCAGCTCAGCCGGTATGTAGGATCCGCTGACGAATTGCTCGGACTCTAGCGCCGAGTACGCCCTCGAGTAGGCCTCATCCGTGTCCGATGTTTGGTCGGTGGGCTCCAGGTGGGACCCCAGGTCGGGAACGTGGGAACTATCGCCGAGGGGTTCCAGGTCTCCCTCGTTGCCGCCGGCATCCGGCTCATTGCCGGTGTCACTAAGGGGTTCCAGTTCAGCGCTGGAATCGCCGGCGTAGTCGGGTTCGTCAGGTCCCCGTCCCGGCGGATTCGGCCCGCTCATGTTTGCCCTACCCTGTCCAAACTGCCTCACCAAAGCACGGAGCTAAGCGGCTGCATTTTTGCACGCCGCGCTCGGTGAATTCTCACTGTGCATCGAAAACCCTACCCAACGAGGTAGAGCAAAGAAGTCTCGGCGAACTGGCCACTGATCAACTGATGCCCTGATTGTGACCTTCCCGGCTCGAATCAGTGTTTCTCGGGTCCAACGTAGTACTCAAAAACCAGACCGGCGGCCGAGCCGAGGACGAATACCACACCGGCAACGATGAGCCATGGCAACCATAGTGCGATTCCAGTGGCCGCAACCGAAGCGGACAGTGCGACCATGACCGGCCACCAGCTGTGCGGACTGAAGAAACCCAATTCCCCTGCACCGTCGCTGATTTCAGCGCCCTCGTAGTCCTCGGGCCGAGTATCGAGTCGGCGAGCAACAAAGCGGAAGAAGGTGGCCACGATCAACGCCATGCCACCGGTCAGCGCCAGCGCAGTGGTGCCGGCCCACTCCACCCCACCGGTGGCGAACATCGAGGTCACGACACCGTACAGTACGGCCGTTAGGACGAAGAACGCTGCGACAAACTCGAACAGCCTGGCTTCAATGTGCATTGGGTGTCCTAACCTACTGGCGTCGGGGCCAATTCGCCGCGGCGGGTGTCGAACGGATGGGTAGTGACCGCCAGTGGTGGCTGGTTAATCGCCTGCAGTGCCTGCGCGTTGGTCTTCCCTTCGATACGTTGCTGCAGGTAGGCCTTGAAGTCGTTGGCGGATACCACGCGAACTTCAAAGTTCATCATCGAGTGATAGGTGCCACACATCTCGGCGCAGTGTCCGACAAATGCTCCCGTCTGGGTGATCTCCTCGATCTGAAACCTATTGACGGAGTTATTCGCGACCGGGTTGGGCATTACGTCGCGTTTGAACAAGAACTCCGGCACCCAGAAGGCGTGGATCACGTCCGCGGAGTTCAGTTGGAACTCGATTCGCTTGCCGGCCGGCAAAACCAAAACCGGAATCTCCGTGGTAGTTCCCAGGGTCTCGACCTTGTCGAAGTTCAGGTAGCTGCGATCTTCGGTGTTGCGCCCGGCCACCGGTCCAACCAACTCTTCACCGTGCGCGTCCTTGCCCTCGGGCTTGGATTCCACCGCCCGTTTGCGAGTCTCGTCGGCGCCGTCGTAGGTCAAGGTATGGTCATGGAAGTCGACCCGTTGGTAGCCAAACTTCCAGTTCCATTGGAAAGCCGTGACATCGATCACGACCTCGGGGTCGTCGGCAAGGTGCAGCATCTTTTCCTGGACGACAACGGTGAAATAGAACAACACCGAGATGATCAGGAACGGCGTGACGGTAAGCACCAGCTCCAAGGGCATGTTGTAACCAAACTGGCGCGGAAAGTCGGTGTCGGTCTTCTTCTTCCGGTGGAAGGCGGCCGACCAGAAGATCAGTCCCCACACGATGACACCGACCACCAGCGAAGCGATCACGGCGCCGATCCACAATTCCCGGTTCAGCTTGCCTTCGGGCGTGATGCCGTTCGGCCAGCCCAGGCCTAGTGCTTCCGACCAGCTACAACCGCTCAGAGTGACAGCCAGCACGGCCAACGTCGCGGCCATTGCCAGCAGTCGAAGGCGCGGGGCGCGGCGCCGTGCACCTCGCCGCCGGGCGTCGGAATCACTCTGAGAATTGCACTGCGACAAGCTTTGCGAACGACCTGGCTCGCGAGGTGTCACGTTGCGCCTCCTGTATCACAAGCTGGGCCGACACCTGTTAGGCGCCGCATCTGGCGGGAACAGTCGGCTAACTCGGATTCGAATACTACGCAGCGTAGACCACGCCGCCTACGCGGGCGACGACGCGGTCCCCAACGGCGCCCCGGGAGCCGGCGACGGCGGGCGGGGCCGCTGAACCGCCGAGCGCCCACCGACTTCACCCGAGCCGGCGGGCGCCGCCCACAAAAGCACCGCCGAGTGCGGCATACTGGGGCGCCGTGTGTGGACTGCTGGCCTTCGTCGCGGCCCCGGCCGGCGCCGCCGACGCTGACGACCCCGACGCTGCTGCGCGCCACGCTGCGGCCGCCGACAACGCGATTGCCCGCGCGGCGCACTTGATGCGCCACCGCGGCCCCGACGAGCCGGGCACCTGGACTGATCCGGACTCGGATGGGTCCGTCGTGTTCGGGTTCAACCGGCTGTCCATCATCGACATCGCCCATTCGCATCAACCACTACGCTGGGGGCCCCCGGAGGCTCCCCAGCGTTACGTGCTGGTGTTCAACGGCGAGATCTACAACTACCTCGAGCTGCGCGACGAACTCAGCACCCGACACGGCGCGCAGTTCGCCACCGACGGCGACGGTGAGTCGATTGTCGCCGGGTTCCACTATTGGGGCAACGACGTCCTCAGGCGGCTACGCGGCATGTTCGCCTTTGCCCTGTGGGACACCGTGACCCGCGAATTGTTCTGCGCCCGCGACCCGTTCGGCATCAAGCCGCTGTTCATCGCAACCGGGACCGGCGGGACCGCGGTGGCCAGCGAGAAGAAATGCCTGCTGGACCTGGCCGACATGGTGGGCTTCGACGCCGGGGCCAGCGGAATCGACCACCGCGCGGTGCAGCATTACACGGTCCTGCAATACGTGCCCGAGCCCGAGACCTTGCATCGCGGTGTGCGCCGGCTCGAATCTGGCTGCTCCGCGCGCATCCGGCCCGGAGCGGAGCCGGAGGTCACCCGCTATTTCGTCCCACGGTTTGCGGCCGTGCCGATCACCCCCGACACCGAGCAGGCCCGCTATGACGAGATCACGGCGGTGCTGCAAGATTCGGTGGCCAAGCACATGCGCGCTGACGTCACCGTCGGTTCGTTTCTCTCCGGGGGTATCGACTCCACCGCGATCGCTGCGCTGGCCATCCAGCACAACCCGCGGCTGATCACGTTTACTACCGGGTTCGAGCGCGAAGGCTTTTCTGAGCTCGATGTCGCCGTGGCCTCAGCCGAGGCCATTGGTGCCCGCCACATCGCCAAGGTGGTCAGCGCGGAAGAGTTCGTCGCCGCGCTGCCCGAGATTGTGTGGTACCTCGACGAGCCAGTCGCCGACCCCGCGTTGGTGCCGTTGTTTTTCGTCGCCCGGGAGGCCCGCAAGCACGTCAAAGTGGTGCTCTCGGGGGAAGGCGCCGACGAGCTGTTCGGGGGCTACACCATCTACCGCGAGCCGCTCTCGCTGAAGCCCTTCGATTACCTGCCCCGACCGCTCCGTCGGTCCATGGGCAAGGTGTCCAAGCCACTGCCGGACGGCATGCGCGGCAAGAGCCTGCTGCACCGCGGCTCGCTGACGCTCGAAGAGCGTTACTACGGGAACGCGCGGAGCTTTTCCGACGCGCAATTGCGCGACGTGCTCCCCGGGTTCCGGGAGCAATGGGCCCACACCGACGTGACTGCGCCGCTGTACGCCGAATCAACCGGCTGGGACCCGGTGGCCAGAATGCAACACATCGACCTGTTCACCTGGCTTCGCGGCGACATCTTGGTCAAGGCGGACAAGATGACGATGGCCAATTCGCTGGAACTGCGGGTGCCGTTCCTGGATCCTGAGGTGTTCGCCGTTGCCTCGCGGTTGCCGCTGCAGGCCAAAATCACTCGCACCACCACCAAGTACGCGCTGCGGCGCGCGCTGGAGCCGATCGTGCCCGCGCATGTGCTGCACCGGCCCAAACTCGGGTTCCCGGTCCCGATCCGGCATTGGCTACGCGCCGGCGAGCTACTCGAATGGGCCTATACGATGCTCGCCGCGTCGCAGGCGGGTGAGCTGATCGACCTGGCCGCCGTCAGCCGGATGCTCGACGAGCATCGCACCGGCGCCAGCGATCACAGTCGCCGGTTATGGACCGTGCTGATCTTCATGCTCTGGCACGCCATCTTCATAGAGCACAGCGTGGTACCGCAGATCACTGCGCCGCAGTATCCCGTCGAGCTCTAGACCACCTGGCGAGCAGACACAGAATTGCACGCGGGGCACCCGCGTAGTGCGATTCTGTGTCTGCTCGGCGGACTAGGCCAACACCGCGGAGATCTCGGCGGCTGCGTCATCGCCGTAGGCACCGGCGAGCCGGGCCACCGCCGCCCGATGGTCCCACTGCCACTCTTGGGTTCCAGTCGACTCCAGCACCAGCACGGCAACCAGCGAACCCAACTGAGCCGAGCGCTCCAGGCTCAGCCCGGCGCTTCGCCCGGTCAAGAAACCGGCGCGGAAGGCGTCGCCGACGCCGGTGGGGTCGGTCTGGCTGGTTTCGGGAACCACGCCGACGTGGACGGAGGTGCCGTCGGGCTGCACCAGGTCGACGCCCTTCGGGCCCAGCGTGGTCACCCTCAGATCGATCTGAGCCATCACTTCCGCCTCGGACCAGCCTGTCTTGGACAACAGCAGGTCCCATTCGTAGTCGTTGGTGAACAAGTAGGCGGCACCGTGGATAAGCTTGCGGATTTCCTGCCCGGACAACCGCGCCAACTGCTGCGACGGGTCGGCGGCAAAGGCCAGCCCGAGCTTCCGGCACTCCTCGGTGTGCAAGAACATCGCCTCGGGGTCGTTGGCGCCGATGATCACCAGATCCGGAGTGCCGGTGGCCGACACCACGTCGGCGAGCTTGATGTTGCGGGCCTCCGACATGGCACCCGGATAGAACGACGCGATCTGGGCCATGTCGACGTCGGTGGTACAGGTGAAACGTGCGGTATGGGCGACCTCGGAGATCAGGACATGGTCGCAGTTGACCCCGTGGGCCTTTAGCCAGTCGCGATACTCGGCGAAGTCGGCACCGGCCGCGCCAACCAGCGCCACGTCGCCGCCCAGCACACCGATGGCGAAGGCCATGTTTCCAGCCACACCACCGCGATGCACCACCAAGTCGTCGACCAAGAAGCTCAGCGACACCTTGTGCAGGTGTTCGGGCAGCAGCTGCTCGGAAAATCGTCCAGGAAACCGCATCAGATGGTCGGTCGCAATCGAACCAGTTACCGCAATCGTCACAAAATCTCCGTCCTTTACCGCTAAGGTCGTCTAGCCTCTCACAATTATCGGTGTCACGGCCCGCTCCGTCGCGTCGACAGCCGTCGGCAGGTATTGCGCTAGCCTGCCTAGGGAACTCAGCTTGTGGCCGAGATCCCCTATTGGACGGCGATCCATATGCCGTCTCGTCCACCACCGTAGGAGAACCACGATGGCCGGTCCGTACCCGCCGAACCCCGCCGTGGGCACCCAAGAACCTCGACCATACCCGGAGGCAGGACCCCACGAGCCTCTCGAGTATCCCAACGACATCGGCGACACCGGGCCGGCCTACGCCCCCACCATGGCGGACCACCCGCCTCCTTTGCCGGCCCCATATCACGGTATGCAACCGACCGCGCCCCGCAAGAGGCGCCACAAACAGGTACTGATCGGCGCCCTGCTGGCAGTCGCCTTGGTCGCGGCGCTGACCGCGGTGATTGCGTACGGTGTCCGCACTAACGGCGCCAGCAGCGGAGGTACCTTCACCGAATCGTCGGCCAGGACGGCAATTCAGGGGTACCTGAACGCGCTGGAGCACCGCGACGTCGACGTCATTGTCCGCAACGCATTGTGCGGTATCTACGACGGCGTCAAAGACAAGCGATCCGATCAGGCGCTGGCCAAGTTGAGCAGTGATGCGTTTCGCAAACAGTTCTCCAAGGCCGAGGTGACGTCGATCGACAAGATTGTCTATTGGTCGCAATATCAGGCCCAGGTGCTCTTCACCATGGAGGTGACCCCCGCTACCGGCGGACCACCAAAAGGTCAGGTACAGGGCATCGCGCAGCTGCTGTTCCAGCGCGGTCAGGTTCTGGTCTGCTCCTACGTGCTGCGCACCGCTGGACAGTACTAGCCAGGCCGGGACGGGGCCCTACCCCGCCCGCTAGTCGGTTAGTTGAACGAGTCCCCGCAGGCGCACGAACCCGTGG belongs to Mycobacterium basiliense and includes:
- the trpD gene encoding anthranilate phosphoribosyltransferase gives rise to the protein MAMSCAASPPAGSAGATSAALTTWPQVLGRLIEGKHLLAGQAAWAMEQIMAGDASPAQIAAFAVALKMKVPTADEVGALADVMLGHALPMPADVIRRDTVDTVDIVGTGGDGVNTVNLSTMAAIVVAAAGVPVAKHGNRAASSLSGGADTLEALGVCIDLGPDQVARSLTEVGIGFCFAPQFHPSYRNASVARREIGVPTVFNLLGPLTNPARPRAGLIGCAFADLAEVMAGVFAARGSSVLVVHGDDGLDELTTTTTSTIWRVRAGGIDKLTFDPAAFGFARAEVAALQGGDAQANAAVARAVLGGARGPIRDAVVLNAAGAIVAHAGLSGHAEWLPAWEDGLQRASAALDSGAAEQLLARWVRFSQQV
- the ctaE gene encoding aa3-type cytochrome oxidase subunit III, which codes for MTSAVGTSGTAITSRVHSLNRPNMVSVGTIVWLSSELMFFAGLFAMYFTARSQSGGKWPPPPTELNLYQAVPVTLVLIASSFTCQMGVFAAERGDVFGLRRWYVITFLMGLFFVLGQGYEYYHLTTHGTTIPGSAYGSVFYLATGFHGLHVTGGLIAFIFLLVRTGMSKFTPAQATASIVVSYYWHFVDIVWIALFTVIYFIR
- the qcrC gene encoding cytochrome bc1 complex diheme cytochrome c subunit, which encodes MKKLGFTRSGATKPIGRLGGPLRASRRRPAEQQRAVRTRRRLHRRLSGGLLLLIALTIAGGLAAVLTPTPQVAVADESSSALLRTGKQLFDTSCVSCHGANLQGVADHGPSLIGVGEAAVYFQVSTGRMPAVRGEAQAQRKDPIFDEAQTDALGAYVQANGGGPTVVRNPDGSIAMQSLRGSDLGRGGDLFRLNCTSCHNFTGKGGALSSGKFAPDLGPANEQQILTAMLTGPQNMPKFADRQLSFDAKKDIIAYVRAVAEERQPGGYGLGGFGPAPEGMAIWIIGMVAAIGLALWIGARS
- the qcrA gene encoding cytochrome bc1 complex Rieske iron-sulfur subunit; the protein is MSDGSNDTGVSREPDEAALAEMSQQELLELGGKLDGVNIAYKEPRWPVEGTKAEKRAERGVALWLLLGGVFGLALLLVFLFWPWEYRPRGDAGNLMYSLATPLYGLTFGMSVLAIAVGAVLFQKRFIPEEITIQDRHDGASREVDRKTVVANLADAFESSTIRRRKLVGLSLGVGMGAFGLGTLVAFAGGLIKNPWKPVVPTAEGKKAVLWTSGWTPRYKGETIYLARATGLGDGPPFTKMRPEDLDAGGMETVFPWRVSDGDGTTVESHEKLQQIALGVRNPVMLIRIKPSDMHRVVKRQNQESFNFGELFAFTKVCSHLGCPSSLYEQQSYRILCPCHQSQFDALHFAKPIFGPAARALAQLPITIDTEGYLVANGDFIEPVGPAFWERTTT
- the qcrB gene encoding cytochrome bc1 complex cytochrome b subunit, with the protein product MSPKLSPPKIGDVLARQAEDVDTRYHPAAALRRQFNKVFPTHWSFLLGEIALYSFIVLLITGVYLTLFFDPSMTDVTYNGVYQPLRGVEMSKAYASALDISFEVRGGLFVRQVHHWAALMFAAAIMVHLARIFFTGAFRRPREANWVIGSLLLILAMFEGYFGYSLPDDLLSGIGLRAALSSITLGMPIIGTWLHWALFGGDFPCGGVGDNCTAAGYIIPRMYSLHILLLPGIILALIGMHLALVWFQKHTQFPGPGRTEHNVVGVRVMPVFAVKSGAFFAAITGVLGLMGGLLQINPIWNLGPYKPSHVSAGSQPDFYMMWTEGLARIWPPWEFYFWHHTVPAAVWVALIMGLIFILLIVYPFMEKRFTGDYAHHNLLQRPRDAPVRTAVGAMAISFYMLLTLAAMNDIIALKFHISLNATTWIGRIGMVVLPPVVYFISYRWSIGLQRSDRAVLEHGIETGIIKRLPHGAYIELHQPLGPVDDHGHPLPLEYQGSALPKRMNKLGSAGSPGTGSFLFADPASEDAALREAGHTAEQRALTALREYQENVVGTPDDGHAEH
- a CDS encoding DUF2561 family protein, which produces MLGRYSAYRRGPDAVVAPEVIDRILIGACAAVWLVLVGVSVAAVVALADLGRGFHKMSSDSHTTWVLYAVIIVSALIIAGAIPMLLRARHLVDTESSSRAVQSRGSRQQVRLGNSATRGLAGAAARRDGVKAANATTEWSGEAVDRIWLRGAVALTGAMGTALIAAAVATYLMAVGHDGASWVSYAFGGVITAGMPAIEWFSVRQLRRVVATP
- a CDS encoding MmpS family transport accessory protein, whose translation is MSGPNPPGRGPDEPDYAGDSSAELEPLSDTGNEPDAGGNEGDLEPLGDSSHVPDLGSHLEPTDQTSDTDEAYSRAYSALESEQFVSGSYIPAELSLYDYDGYDDSSDLDEEQSAPRWPWVVGIAAILAAVALVTSVSLLVTRTDPKSLANPGTTSSAPPVQDEITTTKPPPPPPPPPPTSEIPTATETQTVTVTPPPPPPPPETTAPPPPVSTSATPPAAVPPPTTTTTLAGPRQVTYSVTGTKAPGDIISVTYVDASGRRRTQHNVYIPWSMTVTPISQSDVGSVEASSLFRVSRLNCSITTSDGTVLSSNSNDAPQTSC